The nucleotide window CCAACACAGAGGGCTTTTCCATGAAGGAGCAACGGTGCATAAGGGGATCAAATACACCATGAGAACAGACATTCTCTACGAGTGGGTGCCTGATAAGGAAACGGAAGAAGCCAACTAAAGGAGGCAAGGAAACTTAGGACCTCAATCCTAAGCCATGAAAAGATTAAGATGAGTTTAGGAGATTTAGGATCTTTATCTTAAGCAACGGAATATTTATAGAAGTTTAGGAAAACGCAAGACCTTTATCTTAACAATGGGAATACTCAGGTAAATTCAGTAAATGTAGTAAAAGTGAAGACGACTTTTAAAAAATTATTCATCGGGATGAAGATCCTAAGCTTTCATAAATGCTCCCAAAACTTGTAAATTATATGACCGGAATGTACCACCGTGATAACTATTAACGTTGACTTTGCTTTGGcattttcttctcctccatctcctcaatatccttctttttGTGAAAATGCGGTGCCAACTCCGTTAGCCACCTTGGCTCAATCGGCATAACACTACGCATATATTCCTTGGTCGTCTGCACAAGCTCAAAATAAACCACCATCTTCTCAGGCGGGTCGACGGACATCAGAACGCTGCTGGGGTGGATCCACACAGATGTGTTGTTTTTGACTGTTCTGTAACCATCACCGCTTTTCTGCAGTCGTGCAGCGTTGGGGAAGAAGCCTGATGTGATGGCGCGTTTAATCGGGCGAAGGTTGGTGGCACCACACGTAGAGGGGGCAACTTCGACTCTTTCGCATAACTTTTCCAGTTGATCGCGAACATCGCGTGCCCTTGTGAGAGAACGTTGTTGAAGGAAATTCTCCTTCGCCCAGATGGGGGAGAAGTCGCTGTCAACCCATTGGTTCCAAATATTGAGGAGCGTTATATGATCACCACCGTCCTTGATTGTGAATCGGTTTCGGGCGCTATCTGCGTGGATTTTCTTGTCCTTGGGTCGGAAGAACAGCGCGGAGGCTTCACCAAGCATCGAAACGATGGATAGGACCTCCTCGACGCAGCCCTCCTTGTCGGCAGCTAATACGGCCTTGGCCAGCATAGGGTCTGTAGGGAATTCGGCCATTTGACGGCCAATCTTAGTCAACTCCCCACGATGGTTCAATGCTTGCAAAGCGAATAACTGATTCAGCGCGCCAATAAGAGCTTCTGTTGGCGGAGGATCCATGAACTCGAAGTCGAGGAGTTCGTTAATGCCCAAGGACTTTAGTTGAAGCACGACACCGTTCAGGTTTGTTCGCTGGATTTCTGGTGTAGTTGATTCGTCCATTTCGTTCATGTATGCGAACTTTGTATATAGACGGAAACACTTTCCTGGGCCAACACGACCGGCTCGACCACTTCGCTGGTTCGCAGAAGCTCTCGAGCAAGGAACAACAACCAAGTTCGACATGCCGGTGGCGGGATTGTAGACGTTTTCCTTCACATAGCCTGGATCAATAACATAGACAATTCCATCAATGGTCAAACTGGTTTCGGCAATGTTGGTAGCCAGCACTACCTTTCGAGCCCCGTCTGGTGTAGGTTCGAAGATCTTGGATTGTAACTCCGAGGGAAGATTTGCGTAGATTGGGCAGATAACAAGTTCTTTGATGCGGTTGCCGAGCTTTTTTGCTGTTTGGGAAATTTCGAGCTCAGCGGCTTCAATTTCGTCTTGACcagtcaagaagatcagaATATCACCCTGGGGTTGGGATGTATGGATCTGGAATGTTGTCGTGATGGCCGCAGCCAGGTAATTCGCTTCGGGAGCAGGTGTGTAGTAAATATCGACTGGATATCGTCGACCAGGAATATTGAAGATAGGTGCATCATCGAAATACTGTGCGAACCTCTCGGCGTTCATGGTAGCTGACGAAATCAGCAGCTTCAAATCAGGTCGCGATCTCGAGAGATCCTTGATTAATGACAAGAGGATATCGGTATGTACGGTACGTTCGTGAGCTTCGTCGATCATCAGCGCTGAATAGCCTGAGAGCCCTGGGTCTGTCATGAATTCTCTTAACAACATTCCATCAGTCATATACTTGAGGATAGTCTTGTCGCTGGTGCAGTCTTCGAATCGAATCGTGTATCCGACCTCGTTACCGACTTTGACGCCAACTTCGTCGGCTACACGAGCTGCTACACTCATGGCGGCCACTCGCCGAGGTTGTGTACATCCCACTTTCATGCCGTTCTTGGTATAACCCGCCTCGTGGAGATATTGTGGTAGCTGAGTCGTCTTTCCACTACCAGTCTCTCCAACAATGACAAGAACTTGATACTGCTCCAGTGCAGCGAGGAATTCATCTCGATATTGGTAAATGGGCAAACTCTTTCGTGTCTCCTGTATTGATAGtaccttcttctcggctgCGTCGATCTGCGCCAGCACGGCTTGTTGATCTTTGGTCAATGTTCGACCGTCGCCAGGCAGTTTGGCGTCCGATTTCCACTGAATATATTGTGATTCATCCATAACAAGATCGTAATCGTTGTTCTCTCGTTCAGCGCGCTGGATTTGCGCTTTCACCTTTGTCGTTTGTTCCCGTTCCCATTCTTCATGCTCAGTAACAAATTTCTCTCGCCCGAACTGGTCCTTTTCAACGTGTCGCTTATAGAGtgcctcttccttcttctttcgatcGAGTCGTCCCTTCTCGGTAATGTAGTCCTCGGGCATGTAGTATCCATCTCGATGGTCGTCAATATTGAGTCGTTCTTCGGCCAGGCGCAGGATCTCTCTGTTCTTGGCAAATTcggccttctccttctccgAGAGTCGCACGCcgctcttcaactcatccGTCTCTTCTGCAACCTGCTTTCGCAAGAGAGCAAGTCGTTCGGcctctcttttcttgagGTATTCTTGTCGCGATCGTTCTCGAATATCAGGTAGCGCCGCCTTATTCCGTGCAGCAGTATCTTCGGTCTTCCTTTTTTTCGAGGGTTGCTTCGCGGACTGCTTCGATGACTCCCCCTTCTCCTCTCCCGCCTCCTCCATCGGGAGAAAAGCATAGCGTTTGGCGCTCATGATGTGTTTGTTGTCGAATTGAAGTGGAAATAGGTGGGTCTGGGAGCTTTAGAGGAAGTAGGTCACGTGACTCCTCGGAGCTTGAATCATTGTCAAAGACAGGATGGAAGGGGTCTTACCTTATACATATGCAGATACTTATTAAGTTTGGTTGCCTTGTTAGGTGCCTATGATAGAATTGACGTGTTTGCTAGCTGGGGCTGTTACTGGTAATAACAGTGTAGTCTAAAGGTTCAAAAGTTACACTTAACTTACCTAAACTTTTTTGCAGTTTAGGCACTTGGTCCTAAGGGACAAAAGGGTTTAGGTAGTAGATTATCAAGAACTTGTGATGGCttttgatgagtttattttggcattCTACATGAAGCTCTCGAGGGTTCCTGCCTCATGAGGGGAGTCATGTATCTACGTAGATGTTGCTACCATGAATGCTTTAAGCAAAAGTTATTCCCTGTTTGTCCCCGGGCTTGTGGGGTGGCCAAAGACTAAAGATCTCTGTCACCAAGGGTCGAGTCTCGCACTTTCACTGGTTGGAAGCAACAGGCAGCGAGCGAGGTCGATGGTGAGGCATCAAAATCCAGTGTCCCTATAAACATTAGGATAGATTTAGGACTCAGTTCATGAGTAACTTATTTGAATTTAGGTATCGCTATCAAACTGGGAGTTTGCAGCCAGCCAAAAGGTTTTACCAAGTACCGGACAGACAGGGGCGAGTTTCTCAAGCTTACAAAGCCATGCTGGAAACTTTGACAGGTGAGTTATAGACCCATCACGGGATGATGCTCCTTGATCTCCATAAGTGAATGGCTCTTCTGAGTAAACTGTACCGTGAGGCTAAAGAGCTAGGTGTGACATTATACTTGACAACGGAGAAAGCATAATCCGACAGTTAGCCAAGCCTCAGGACCAGTCATATACTCTCGATAAGCGGCCACTTGGCAGGGGTTTACTGATAAGCTTGCTACTGTCCCAAAAAGTGTAGCACTTGATAACACGCTGGTGTTTCGAGGTTCAGGCGACTTTCTTTGTCCGTTCTCGATCGAGTCAACTCACCCTCCTTTTCCCTCGCAACACCTCGAGGTCTGTCCTTCTTTACCACTCAGGTCGGCAGGTTGCTTATATAAAGTCTCTTTCcatctttttcttttgctttttcttttttatatctgcaggaagagagagaagatgtTATTCCATACAGCGGCCCTCGTGGTCCTTCTAGCTCTGGTCCAGCTAGCTGTATGCGCCCAAGACTATTACAAGGTACAACAATTCCCATATGCCCATAAACAGGCAGATTCTAACAGTTGTGCAGGTTCTCGGTGTAGACAGGCAAGCAGGGAAGAAGGAATTAAAGCAAGCATATCGTCAATTGTCGAAGAAGTTCCATCCAGACAAGAATCCGTATGCCCCTCCATCCACCCTCTGCTTGATTTCTAATACTGACCTCTTCCAGTGGCGACGATACAGCACACGATAAGTTCGTCGAAGTTTCCGAAGCCTACGATGTCTTGAGCGACGAGGAAATGCGCAAAGTCTACGACCAATACGGCCACGAGGGTGTTCAACAGCGCCgccaaggaggaggtggtggtggtggtcatgatcccttcgatctcttcagccgcTTTTTCGGTGGTCACGGCCACTTCGGACGAGCATCTAGCGAACCCCGAGGACACAATGTCGAAGTCCGTGTCGAAATCTCCCTCCGCGACTTTTATAACGGCGCCACAACCGAGTTCTCCTGGCAGAAGCAACACATCTGTGAAGCTTGCGAAGGCACTGGAAGCGCAGATGGACAAGTTGATACCTGTCATACTTGTGGCGGCCATGGTGTACGCATCGTGAAGCGCCAGCTCGCTCCTGGAATGTTTCAGCAGTTTCAGCAAAGATGCGATGCTTGTGGCGGTAGGggcaagaacatcaagcaCAAGTGCAAGGTCTGCCAGGGTGAACGGGTTGAGAGGAAGGCGACGACTGTTCAACTCAACGTCCAGCGTGGAGCTGCTCGCGACTCCCGCGTTGTCTACGAGAACGAAGCTGATGAGAGTCCTGATTGGGTCCCTGGCGACTTGTTGGTGACATTATCTGAGAGGGCTCCATCATATGACAATAATCCCGATAAGGCGGATGGCGCATTCTTCCGTCGCAAGGGTAATGATCTGTACTGGACCGAGGTTCTCTCTCTCCGGGAAGCCTGGATGGGCGGCTGGACTCGCAACCTCACTCATCTTGATAACCACGTCGTGCGGTTAAGTCGACCCCGCGGTAAGGTCATCCAGCCCGGCCATGTCGAGACTGTGGCTGGAGAAGGTATGCCCATCTGGCACGAGGATGGCGACAGCGTGTACCACAAGACCGAGTTCGGAAACCTATACGTCGAGTACGCAGTCGTCCTGCCCGATCAGATGGACTCCAACATGGAAAGCGATTTCTGGAGCCTCTGGGAGAAGTGGCGACTCAAGAGCGGCGTCGATCTACATAAAGACAGCGGACGACCAGAGCCAGCGCACACTAGAGACGAGTTATAATGAGTAAAAGGTGATCGGcgtcgaggatgaggagttAGTTGTATGATTTATAAGAAGGGggctatatatattagtgTCGATACGAAAGGATACCAATGGCATGTTTCAGAATATTATAGACGTTATGGAAATGTGTTTTAAAGTATCGGTTACAAGATGCTTAAGGGTCTGTTGGGGTAAGATCCAGGAACCGGAACAAAACCTCCAGTAACTGACGGTGGTAATGACGTGCCCCACAGAATGTAACATCGACTTACAAGGAAACACCCAGAACAATCCAGCAATCTCACAAAAGTCAGAACCTCATATCATACAATCACATACCGAAAAGAACCAATCCTCCAATCAACTATATCTTGAAGCTTAAGCGAAACTTCTACAACATCCTTGTTCTAACTAATGTGGCTTAGACCTCTCCATAAATGAAGCCATCACAGCCTAACAGCAGCGCCCATCAGATAACTATATAAATCTCAATGCAATCAATCACATCtcgcctttttcttctttttcccctctttccctttcccttttttccttcttctctccttgACAATCATGACAGTGACCACTCCTTAGAACATGTCAAGTTCAGActcaaccaccaccacaaacACTCCTGGAGACAGCACCCCCAGCACGTCGACTCCAGACGTGATAGAAGTTCCCCGCTCAGACCTTGTCACTGTTAAAGACACGGACTATCACACGGACAAGTATCTTATCCTCTGCGGGAAATGTGGCGGCGTCTTGAACGTCGCTAAATACAGCTGCATGTGCGAGCATGGTTCTGATGTTGCTCGCGCTGCTTGATTGGTTTATAATATTTCCATGTCTGCCAAAGACAGTCACAAGAAGCGAGATGCATATGCATACGATACTCTCAAAACAAGATGCCTGTCTCATCAATCATTCGTCCCAGTTCGAGCGAGGTAATACAAAGGATCGAGCTTCAGCTCTCCAACAAACTCCACTCTAAATAATACATCAAAAACTCACACTTCAGTCACAAGCAATACTTAATCAATATTGCTATTCAGCTGCAGTGCGGCTCCGTTATCACGTCTTCTTATAAATTATCACCTTTCGCAAGGCATATAGAGGGTTACATTTGGAAAGGTTAGCGACAAACAAAACATAGACGGAATGGGGACATCATATAAAAGGACATCAAACCGTGTTTCTATATATCGGCCGTAATGTATAATAGTCATAACATCATATCATAAAGCTCAACTGGAAAAGCAGACCATTAATCATATCCACCCAATGAAATCATTCCCAAAATCACAGTCGTCAAGTCGTTAATCTCGGTGTCTCCTTCtgcgtcttcttctttcgtGACCCCCGTCTTCAATAGCCTCTCGTTGCTCTGGTTCTTGTAGTCCTCCAAGAATGTTTCCAATTAGACCAAGCCATCCGCCTTTACCTTCAAGTGCTCCAGTGACACCACGAACGAGCTGATCCACGGCTTGGCTGTCTGTTCCAGCTACTTGCCAAGCACCTTTGATGTCCCAATCATCCCGATGTCTGGGTTTATACTGAAAATCACCTTGTCTGCGTGTCCAACCACGGCTCCTACTCGATCGTCCATCCAGGGGCCTACCCTGTCTGTCAAATCGGTCAGGTAGTTCTTCGACAGACTCATCCGAGCTGGAGTCATCATCTCGATGACGGCGTCTCTGTCCAAAGTAGTCATCCATTTCCATAGCAGGAGGAGTAGACTTCGAACGTGGCCTTGCAGGTACAAGACCTTGAAGTAGGTCATGAGCCTCCTGCTCCTGtctctccttttcttctttggctgctGTTTCCTCACGGTGTCGCCTCATTGTCATAGAGCTCTTCGGTGACAAAGGGCCAAACACTACCGACTTGGCCGGTTGGCCCTCATCAGACGAGTCTAGACTATCTGTTGTAGAGTCAGCTTCCGTTTCTTCTCCTGTGCCAACAACCCTCCCAGCACGGTCGGACGCACCCTCATCAAGGCCTCTTGAGCCAAGGTTGTGGACAGGATTACTCACATTGTCAGGCGCTCTTGGACCGCCAGCCGGTGGAGGTCCCGGAGGTCCAGGAGGGGGCGGTGGTGGCCCAGGAGGTCCTGGCGGTGGGTAGTTGGCGGGTCCTGTCGAAAGTCCTCGAGGAGGTCCAGGAGGTGGCGGAGGGTAGCCCGTGTAGTCTTGAGGAACGTACGGCTGGAAGTCAGAAGAACGATCCGGAATATTGGTGTAAGGGTTTCCAGGTGGAGGAGTAGGATCCATAGGATAAGGTGGGAAGCCAGCGCCACCAGAAGCCATGGGTGGTGAGCGTGAGCGAGGGCGACGATCATCATAGTCGTCAAATCCTATTTCATAGTGGTCAGTCAACACAGTCACGGTCACTCAAGGACTGCTCACGTTTCCTGGAACGACTTCGGGATCGGGATCGCGAAGGAGATCTGGTAGCTCGACCACGACGGTCTCGCTCATCTTCTCGCTCGCGTTCTCGTTCAAGTTCGAGTCGTCGTTCCCTAGAGCGCtgctctctcttctccctgtCCTTCTTATCCTTGTATTCCTTGATACCAAGGGCTGCAGCTCCTGCGGCTGCGGCGGCCCCGAGTCGGCTTCTGCTGCGTTTACGGTTATTGTCGGATCCTGCAGACGACGCGGATCGACTACGGTCGCGTCGTCTACGGCGTCGACGTCTTGCCTCCGCTTCGGATTCGTAGCCTCGCGACGTTGAGGCTAGCGGTTGCGTCGCGAGGGGATCGGTGCCGTATTCAACTACGGGGCCTAGCTCAGGATCAGTCCCGCGCTCTGAACGAATGGATCTGGCCTTGGACCTGCTCCTGCTCCGGCTTCTCGAGGGGCCTCGGCGGTAGTACTCATCATCGCTGCTACTGTCACTGCcatccttcttttccttgcgcttcttccAAACGTGGTGCGCAGCCTTGGCTGCGACAGCTGCACCAGCAATCTCGGCACCGCGGCGAAGTCTAGACTTGCTGCGGCTCCTTGATCGGCTGCGGCTGCGCGAGCTGCTTGACCTACTACTGCTGCGGCCTCGAGATGACTTGGACCTATTGCGAATGTGCTTGGCAATACCTGCAGCAGCAACAGTTCCTAGAGCTGCCTTGGCTGCCGTCGACAAACTACGACGACGGCTGCCGCGGCTAGTGCTCTTTGTCGTCGTGGTTTTTCGAATGATGGATCGCGAACGAGAGCGCGAGTAGTCATCAGAGTAATAACCACGACGACGGCTTCTGCCTCGAATCGCCTCCTCCTTTTCAATCTTATTGGACTGGTAGTATTTAGcggcaccagcagcagctaGAGCAACAGCAGCGATTCCGAGACCCTGCTTTAGTCGAGAGGAGCGGTCGGGAGactcatcgtcgccatgccAGCGATCGCCATAAGCGCTACGAGCTCGGCGCAAAGCCTCAGTGCCAAGAGCGCCAAGAGCAGCtccagcaatgaccttgcGGCCGCGGTTTTCGGGCAGTTCACCGTAGCTGTCGCGGCGACTGTTGAGAAGAGCTGTGACACCCGCACCCGCGAGAGCGCCCTCGGCCAGGTGTCGCTTGTGGTGGGGACTTTCGCTGCCCTCGCGGCGACGAATAACCTTGCGTCGGACGTAAtaatcatcgtcatcactgTGATAGCCGTGGTCACGACGTCTGCGGTCATATCGCTCAATGGCGTAGTCACGGTCTCCACGGGAGTCGCGGTGCTCGTGGCGATAGTAGTACTCCTCCTCCGAAGGGCGATGTCGGTGCTCGTGTCGGTGCTCCCGATGCTCCCTCCTGACTACAACCTGTTGTCTTTCAGGCTCTCTCTCGCGAATGACAACTACACcaggctgctgttgctggcgaGGAGAAACGATGACTGGAGCCGGGggaggagcttcttgaacaaTGATCTTTTGGGGTTCAGGCGCGCGCTGTCGAATGATTACGGgagctggaggaggcggTGGGTCGTAAGGGGTGTAGTATTCCGTCTCCTTGCGGTATCGCTCAACGTCGCATCCATGGGTGTCGTCGATATGTTCCTCAACACGCTTCTCAACGCGGTATTCGCCGTTATCTCGGCGCTCAGTCCTGACCATTTGGTTCTCAACCTTGACATCATCGTCGAACAAAGCGTCAAAGCGAGATCGTCGGTCCCAGTCACGCTCAACTTCCTTGGTCTCTACGAAAGCTGGCGCACGAGATCGATCTCCAACCTGAGAAGGCGCAGGCATTGGCATAGGCGGGGGCGGAGGAGGATAAGTCTCTCGTTCAGTCTCCTTTTCGTAAACGTAGCTTCGGGGAGCCGTGTCTCGACCACGGTCCTCGTGAAAACTAGCATGAGAGGGAGCTCCTTCAAAGGCAGAGCGAGGGCGATCCGGGACGAAAGAGCGTCGGTCGTGTTCAGCTAAGTCGCCAGAGGAGCGACCATAGCGGGAGAAATGGGAACGTCCATCATCAAATTCGGAACCTCGTTCGAAGCGATCAGACCTGCTTGGTGCGACCTTGTATCGTCTGATTGTGGTTTTGCGATAGCGCTCGTCGTCTGAAGAGCCATCGTCTCGCTCCCAGTCCCTCTCACGATAGACGCGAGACTCTCTGTAGACGTCACCCATCGCGGGGTGTCACAGGTGGGGTATAGGGCTGTGCGATAAAGTTATGAGGATCCAAAAGAGGGAATTTCGTAAAAAATGGAAGTAAATCCAAAGGTTTAGTATAGAAAACGCCTAACGAGAAATCAACAGCGAAATCTAGGTTTGTTGTTTGTATGTTTGTATGAGGAAGAAGGGGACGGGAGAGAAGTGGTCTGGTGGAGGGGGAAAAGCTGGGAAGTAACCAAGATGAGCTATGACGGAACCTGCtgagagaagaaaggaaCTGGGTACCCGGAATGAATGGCTGGGCTTTGATTCTGATTCATCCAGGCGCAGTTAGCGtgggcatgggcatggaCATCAGTGCCCAGCTCCAGCGTGTGAGTGTGCGTGGAGCCCTTAAACTTCAGTGGACGGCTTTTCTGACAGGGGTTGGGAAAGAAAGCCTGCTGTGGCTATgatggaagatgatgctgcttGTGCAGTAGAGCATGGCACGGGATTGGGCGAGATATCGTGATGGGTGGCAGAAGGTCTCTTGTTCTGCCCGGCTGATGCTGGGCGTTCTGAGACCGAAGCCAATCAGGCCTTTAGTAGAGTCAACTTCAATGCAACCTCAGATAGAATCTGTAGTCTTggggagaagagaatggTTCTTTTCTGGGTTATCTCGGGCAGTTTCTTGAATGTTGAAAGGCTCAACTGTCAGGGATCATTTATGCCCGAAATACGATTCGAAGATCCACAGACGATATCAAGAATATCTTGTCCATCCAGTCCAGTCGAGTTGGGCACAGAGCCTCACCAAACGCATTTACTCAAAATGCAAACAAGCATCCAATATCTAGTACCCAATAGTCGTCGAATATACTCTTTGTTCCGTCTCTTTCAACCCTTGTTACACCAAACGGTTCATGTAAATGCCCGTCTCGAGTTAAATAGACCCAGGCCTATCCCGCCTTGTCTCTCGTCTCAATTAAAACCCCAACAAACTTGAAAAGtcaaaagacaaagaccaaACTCGCATGGGGTTACCCTCCATCTCGGGATCTAAGGAGCACCCCTCAAACCAAGGCCCAGTTCTTCATCGACAGGGACATTTCCTAGAACTCGAGGAATGAAAAGAATGAGGCGACGAAGCTTTCCATTTCCTTACCTAGAGACTGGACGTGCCGAACCGTGAACCTTGGTCAATCTCGTGCGAATCAATATGCTTGAGCATGCATCATCATGAACAAGTCCAGGTCTCCACTCGGACTGCTGTCGCCGGTGTCGTCATAGGCTTTTAATGGAAGAACCCCACCTCTTAAAACCCTTGACCCATCAACGATCAACATCTTGGTTCTTATTCTTACCAGCGGAGTCACCTCACCTCAGCCAAGGTCCATCCCATTATTAACagtaataaaaaaaaccATAAAAAACAAATAATCAGGAAAGACATTTCCAGAGTCATCAGGCTCCGCTTTTCAAGGTCAATTGATTACGCGGTCTCTTCAGGGTTTGAGTCACCAGACTCTCTTTCACAAGACCACATGCACAATCAGATGCTGACAGCCTTATTCCACGCACTACCATCGTCGAGAAGGGTCTCCGTCTGATGGGCTTTTCCGTAGTTCCGTGGTGTTCTCATGACTGGAATGTTCCATGCTTCTGCCTTTTCCCATATCAGCATGGCGGCGTTTTCAACACGACAGTCTTATGAGATCGGGCAAAAGCACTTTAACTCCAGGGATGGAGAATACAAGGATTGGTTCTTTGTTGTAGAGAAGAGGCGTTTGGCTTTGCGCTCTTTTAAGCCACATTCAATAATGCATCCTTGCTTCGACCAGACGAATTATCACCGAGTGCTTTACAGGGTAGTCAAACTGAACATCTTGGCCAATTCACAAACATTGGCTACTGGTTTATGCAAATCTGTTATCAATTCTCTTATGCTAAACCCGAATTCCCATGTTTTAACCTAAACTCCATAAATCAGTTGTATATAACCCCAAGCCATAACTCCTTCTGCTTGGCTCTGTATCAGCGCTGTATGCTACATGCTTGTATTCCTTATCCATCCATCTACTGATCAAAGCCCTCCTTGGTtcccaaaacaccaacaccaccgtTACTGCGACGTCGTCGACCGATCACATCGTGGATCCAATCGCTGATTGTGAAACCCCAGTGTCCAGCAACGAGAACACCActcatgatgttgatgaccTTGACCAACAGGCTAATGATGCCGTCGCGGCTCTCGTGAACGGTCAACAGGATTGGCTCGATATCGTACTTGAAGAAAATACCAGGGATATATCGCTCGTCCACCGCCTTACTCTGCTCGGTAACAGCATATTGGTTGGTAAGGATGGACTTTGAGTTGACGCTATACACAGTAGGCACAACAGAGAGGTAGTATTGAAACTTGTGGAAGTTGTCGGGAGCTGTGTTGACGGTGCCGTCGAGAGGGTTGACCAGCGACGGGTAGAATGGGCCGTATGAAAGCTCCGAAATGATGTGCGAGAAGTTGAACTCTGTGACTGGTTAGCACACGATATGGACTACAATTCGCGAACTTACTGCTGTGGTCGAGATGCTCGCCATTACCCCGATAACCATGGCCTCGCGCAGTGATATGGAAATCACCCTGCACCTTGTTCAAGTCCAAACTTCCATAGATACGACAGCTGTCGGCATTGCCCCTGAACTTGGGTGTCTTTGCCCACTTGGCCCTCTTCTTGCCAAGCGCAACAATATCGTGAACGTGCTCCTCGCCGAAACCCTCATCTTCATATCCCAACTCGTTATATCCAGAGCCAGTGTTGACGCGGCCTTGGCTATCCCGCCCGAGCTTGTGCATGCCCTTGTTGTCGACCCATTGACTCCAGAGTGTCCTATCAGCCTTGAGACGCTTAGCAGCTAGGATATGATCGCCAGACGCATCCTGGACATTAACATGGATATCGTCGCagttcatcttcaccacGATGTCCATGTTGATCTGAAGCTCTCGCGAAACACCAGCCTCGACTTCGAAGTTGTGAGACTCTGCGCCACGCCACCAGCGACCGAGTTCGCCCCAGATGAGGACAAGTGAGATGATAGACACGGCGACTGTCCATTTTCCACCTCCCGATGTTCGTTGGATGTATTGCGGCTTCGATTTGGCTGTCAAAAGTTAGCGCGAACATAAAGCCAGCAGCAATGAGAGACATACGGAATGCATCGAAAGCGCTGACCAAGCTTCCCTCCTTAGGACCAAACCTGTCCTCGTCATAATCTGACTTTTCCATTCCATTCATCATTGTTGCAAAAGTCTTCTAGTCCCGCTAGCTCGAATATATACAATGAAAGCTGTTTCGATGTTGTGACGTCGCGAAATCGGTCCCGTCGCAAATTATGGTCGAGAGCCACTTGATCAACAGCAAATGCGCAAAGGTATTTGAGCCTATTGCCGCATGCCTCGGTGAAATAACGGTCGAAGGACTGGAAACCAATTGGAACCGGTTTCAGTGGTCTTGAGGGATTCGTTCGAGAGTCGACCGGG belongs to Fusarium oxysporum Fo47 chromosome V, complete sequence and includes:
- a CDS encoding P-loop containing nucleoside triphosphate hydrolase protein, which encodes MSAKRYAFLPMEEAGEEKGESSKQSAKQPSKKRKTEDTAARNKAALPDIRERSRQEYLKKREAERLALLRKQVAEETDELKSGVRLSEKEKAEFAKNREILRLAEERLNIDDHRDGYYMPEDYITEKGRLDRKKKEEALYKRHVEKDQFGREKFVTEHEEWEREQTTKVKAQIQRAERENNDYDLVMDESQYIQWKSDAKLPGDGRTLTKDQQAVLAQIDAAEKKVLSIQETRKSLPIYQYRDEFLAALEQYQVLVIVGETGSGKTTQLPQYLHEAGYTKNGMKVGCTQPRRVAAMSVAARVADEVGVKVGNEVGYTIRFEDCTSDKTILKYMTDGMLLREFMTDPGLSGYSALMIDEAHERTVHTDILLSLIKDLSRSRPDLKLLISSATMNAERFAQYFDDAPIFNIPGRRYPVDIYYTPAPEANYLAAAITTTFQIHTSQPQGDILIFLTGQDEIEAAELEISQTAKKLGNRIKELVICPIYANLPSELQSKIFEPTPDGARKVVLATNIAETSLTIDGIVYVIDPGYVKENVYNPATGMSNLVVVPCSRASANQRSGRAGRVGPGKCFRLYTKFAYMNEMDESTTPEIQRTNLNGVVLQLKSLGINELLDFEFMDPPPTEALIGALNQLFALQALNHRGELTKIGRQMAEFPTDPMLAKAVLAADKEGCVEEVLSIVSMLGEASALFFRPKDKKIHADSARNRFTIKDGGDHITLLNIWNQWVDSDFSPIWAKENFLQQRSLTRARDVRDQLEKLCERVEVAPSTCGATNLRPIKRAITSGFFPNAARLQKSGDGYRTVKNNTSVWIHPSSVLMSVDPPEKMVVYFELVQTTKEYMRSVMPIEPRWLTELAPHFHKKKDIEEMEEKKMPKQSQR
- a CDS encoding endoplasmic reticulum vesicle transporter-domain-containing protein — its product is MMNGMEKSDYDEDRFGPKEGSLVSAFDAFPKSKPQYIQRTSGGGKWTVAVSIISLVLIWGELGRWWRGAESHNFEVEAGVSRELQINMDIVVKMNCDDIHVNVQDASGDHILAAKRLKADRTLWSQWVDNKGMHKLGRDSQGRVNTGSGYNELGYEDEGFGEEHVHDIVALGKKRAKWAKTPKFRGNADSCRIYGSLDLNKVQGDFHITARGHGYRGNGEHLDHSKFNFSHIISELSYGPFYPSLVNPLDGTVNTAPDNFHKFQYYLSVVPTVYSVNSKSILTNQYAVTEQSKAVDERYIPGIFFKYDIEPILLTVHESRDGIISLLVKVINIMSGVLVAGHWGFTISDWIHDVIGRRRRSNGGVGVLGTKEGFDQ